One Trichoderma asperellum chromosome 5, complete sequence genomic region harbors:
- a CDS encoding uncharacterized protein (TransMembrane:4 (i30-51o57-75i166-190o202-224i)~BUSCO:EOG092D2OL1), protein MEDESLSDNPSMAFRWARRIERACCTTARYLPLAFVYSLTSWACWVVVTIGKETEKSRWIGSTSSFFGVALYLLLNWSYTTAVFTDPGSTVNEDGYGLLPTSSGQNRVATSFTVKSNGEIRFCKKCQARKPDRTHHCSTCRRCVLKMDHHCPWLATCIGLRNYKPFLLFLIYTTVFSFYCFAVSGTWFWVEVMDDSKYLDTLLPVNFIMLAVMSGIIGLVVGAFTTWHIILARRNQTTIECLEKTRYLSTVKRTLHQAQGLANGIPQARQFVDFHASALPGITHREEGEERRSTQEPPRVQMSYEELERYQSRKRYEEYLDEQDSEKLPNAFDLGWKRNLLHLFGPSPLLWFLPICNTTGDGWSWEANPRWVSERERLRNEREQQRQREINAGWGHGEDIPSATADVTGNYHSRAPLVGANGGARRTQSKADRILGRDPNLYADASQDVPLRRLSPRGHAAPHDDDLLDTDDEEQSTITASKHQHTAASRLEAERVAMSVVTNTRPWGRGGASGMLRQGSQQSGGGSGHSSPVVTPSAELNDDGVD, encoded by the exons ATGGAAGACGAGTCGTTAAGCGACAACCCTAGTATGGCGTTCCGTTGGGCGCGCAGAATCGAGCGGGCTTGCTGCACCACCGCCAGATACTTGCCTCTGGCATTTGTCTACAGCTTGACCTCGTGGGCATGttgggtggtggtgacgatTGGAAAGGAGACTGAGAAGAGCCGCTGGATAG gctcgacatcttctttcttcggCGTCGCGCTCTATCTACTACTCAACTGGTCCTACACAACAGCTGTCTTTACAGATCCCGGATCAACAGTCAACGAGGACGGCTATGGCCTTCTCCCCACAAGCAGTGGCCAGAATCGCGTAGCAACGTCCTTCACTGTTAAGAGCAATGGCGAAATTCGATTCTGCAAAAAGTGCCAGGCGCGGAAGCCGGATCGCACGCACCACTGCTCGACATGCCGCAGATGCGTTCTCAAGATGGACCACCACTGTCCCTGGCTGGCGACGTGTATCGGGCTGCGCAACTATAAGCCctttctgctcttcttgatTTACACCACCGTCTTTTCCTTTTACTGCTTTGCGGTTAGCGGTACGTGGTTTTGGGTGGAGGTGATGGACGACTCCAAGTATCTGGATACGCTGCTGCCGGTCAACTTTATCATGCTGGCCGTCATGAGTGGAATTATTGGACTCGTCGTGGGCGCATTCACAACATGGCACATCATCCTCGCGCGCAGGAACCAGACGACGATTGAATGCCTGGAGAAGACTAGATATTTGTCAACAGTGAAGAGGACTCTTCACCAGGCGCAGGGCCTCGCCAACGGAATCCCGCAAGCGAGACAGTTTGTAGACTTTCATGCGAGCGCACTGCCTGGCATCACGCACCGCGAAGAGGGCGAAGAGCGGCGTTCGACACAGGAACCCCCTCGCGTCCAGATGTCGTATGAGGAGCTGGAACGATACCAGAGCCGCAAGCGATATGAGGAATACCTTGACGAACAGGATTCGGAGAAGCTGCCCAATGCTTTTGACCTTGGCTGGAAGCGAAACCTGCTGCACCTTTTTGGGCCCAGCCCGCTCCTGTGGTTCCTCCCTATCTGCAACACGACGGGCGACGGCTGGAGCTGGGAGGCTAACCCCCGATGGGTCTCGGAGCGTGAGAGGCTGAGAAACGAACGCGaacagcagcgacagcgcGAGATCAACGCAGGCTGGGGACACGGCGAGGATATCCCATCAGCGACGGCGGATGTCACGGGCAACTACCACAGCCGCGCACCTCTTGTCGGAGCCAACGGCGGCGCGAGAAGGACGCAGAGCAAGGCGGACCGCATTCTGGGTAGAGACCCGAATCTGTACGCCGATGCGTCGCAGGATGTGCCCCTGCGAAGACTTAGTCCGCGGGGCCATGCGGCGCCACACGACGATGATTTGCTGGACACGGACGACGAGGAGCAGAGCACTATTACTGCTAGCAAGCACCAGCATACGGCGGCCAGCCGGCTCGAAGCTGAGCGGGTGGCTATGAGCGTGGTGACCAATACACGGCCGTGGGGACGCGGCGGCGCGAGCGGAATGCTACGCCAGGGCAGCCAGCAGAGCGGCGGAGGCAGCGGTCACAGCAGCCCGGTGGTGACCCCGAGCGCCGAGCTGAATGACGATGGAGTGGATTGA
- a CDS encoding uncharacterized protein (BUSCO:EOG092D2IG4) yields MDSARQEAGEGAGSQGIARETENGAPRYAIPPRELTAVEIPAVVENIDRAVRAFGRVPSLRHVLDPLRNSVPLYINPDEPFCPPIMSHNARSHNIVLKVTVPKRTGRKRKRGTNEPWQGDVEFQGIDPSAPASENVLSIGRHDDPRVLRRKLEDNVDKYHVEAAGLIKHTHRFRGLADFYWDMDKSSFAQRFVDQVLPGDVEKIKEFKFTPGIDQGSNIDIIPPPIFTHMSLPFNYFYSQNPYVRLTEDGGTVNTTAVKQVGHFIGTEDAAPAGPQIPPDMTDPRMVEVIAQLEEAFAHRPVWTRRSLLNHLAGKLRNWNELKKYLNYAAYQFKGGPWRDGVVPYGIDPRTDPKYRIYQTLMFKLPKQKRARKDQTWQSLRRAQMGRTKEFVEELSASHTFDGETYHTDGKVWQVCDITDPLLRELLDNAEVRPTWDVSSGWYHGGLWAKVKAIMKTKLVAIQFGRQLTKEDFAPTLQCGDQTPVRSTSATFHLPLPNLHLTNEELTQLRGREPSKKKSQVYNVRVRPRARRLDVDTEEQSVVTSHDADAEADVDVDAEAEAASILGRMDSHSEDSEAGSDGDEDDDENENGSEEEDGMDHTAFERDGDDEDGYGEMEDAE; encoded by the exons ATGGATTCAGCTCGCCAAGAGGCCGGAGAAGGTGCCGGCTCACAAGGCATCGCGAGAGAGACGGAGAATGGCGCCCCCCGATATGCCATACCGCCAAGAGAACTCACTGCTGTTGAGATCCCCGCGGTGGTTGAAAACATCGACCGAGCCGTCAGGGCATTTGGGAGGGTCCCTTCACTTAGGCAT GTTCTAGATCCTCTGAGAAACTCGGTGCCATTGTATATAAATCCAGATGAGCCCTTTTGCCCGCCAATCATGTCACATAATGCCAGGTCTCACAACATCGTACTCAAAGTCACAGTCCCCAAACGGACTGGAAGGAAGCGCAAGCGTGGAACCAATGAGCCCTGGCAGGGAGATGTGGAATTTCAAGGCATCGACCCATCAGCCCCAGCATCGGAGAATGTTCTTTCCATAGGGCGTCACGATGATCCAAGAGTTCTAAGGCGCAAATTGGAGGACAATGTCGACAAATATCACGTCGAGGCTGCGGGCTTGATCAAGCATACCCATCGCTTCAGGGGTCTGGCTGACTTTTACTGGGACATGGACAAATCATCCTTTGCGCAGAGATTTGTCGATCAAGTGCTCCCCGGAGATG ttgaaaagataaaagagTTCAAATTCACGCCTGGTATTGACCAAGGCTCGAATATAGACATTATCCCGCCTCCCATCTTTACGCACATGAGTTTGCCATTCAACTACTTCTACTCACAAAATCCGTATGTTCGTTTGACAGAGGACGGCGGTACCGTTAATACAACAGCGGTCAAGCAAGTTGGCCATTTCATAGGAACAGAAgatgctgctcctgctgGCCCGCAAATCCCTCCAGACATGACGGATCCACGGATGGTGGAGGTTATTGCCCAGCTTGAAGAAGCATTTGCACATCGCCCCGTGTGGACTCGTCGATCTCTATTGAATCACCTTGCTGGCAAGCTTCGAAACTGGAACGAGCTCAAAAAGTATCTAAATTATGCGGCTTATCAGTTCAAGGGTGGCCCGTGGAGAGACGGAGTTGTTCCCTATGGAATTGACCCCAGAACTGATCCTAAATATCGAATTTATCAAACCCTCATGTTCAAGCTTCCAAAGCAGAAGCGTGCTCGGAAAGACCAAACCTGGCAGTCTCTACGCAGAGCTCAGATGGGCCGAACAAAGGAGTTTGTAGAGGAGTTATCGGCCAGCCACACGTTCGACGGAGAGACGTACCACACCGATGGCAAGGTGTGGCAGGTATGCGACATTACGGACCCCTTGCTCCGCGAGCTTTTGGACAATGCAGAGGTGCGTCCTACGTGGGATGTCAGCAGCGGCTGGTATCACGGAGGCTTGTGGGCAAAGGTCAAGGCCATCATGAAGACAAAACTAGTGGCGATCCAGTTTGGCCGACAGCTCACCAAGGAGGACTTTGCACCAACGCTGCAGTGTGGGGATCAAACTCCAGTTCGGTCTACTTCGGCCACCTTTCACCTTCCATTGCCTAATTTGCATCTAACAAACGAAGAGCTCACGCAGCTTCGAGGTCGAGAACcgtccaagaagaagagtcaGGTGTATAATGTCAGGGTTCGTCCCCGTGCCAGGAGACTAGATGTCGATACGGAGGAACAGTCTGTTGTTACCTCCCACGATGCGGATGCAGAGGCAgatgtcgatgtcgatgcAGAGGCCGAAGCTGCTAGTATCCTTGGCAGAATGGATTCCCATAGTGAGGATTCCGAAGCTGGtagcgatggcgatgaggatgacgacgagaaCGAGAACGGctcagaagaggaagatgggaTGGACCACACTGCCTTTGAGAGGGAtggagacgatgaagatggctatggcgagatggaagatgcaGAGTAG
- the PPP2R5D gene encoding Serine/threonine-protein phosphatase 2A 56 kDa regulatory subunit delta isoform (BUSCO:EOG092D1KRH), which produces MMKRFSQRLSRGKDAAKSSKKSKDSKDGTSSPSSRDSNQSPVLTPSSSTSTLNDPRNKPLPPNSALGGDHGANQPSGLGAGQQGLDRFGPMGSASSPNGANAGGRGPPTVVISPTPGHIPPPGATETMPHELAPPKAGQKSLMINRMDNRDAIPEGLRTPKRQHSSRFDISAHRELEKLPGFHEVPPNRRQELFMQKIDQCNVIFDFNDASGDMKAKEIKRLALHELLDYVANNRQVITEPMYPRVVEMFSKNLFRPIPPPLNPQGEAFDPEEDEPVLEVAWPHIQVVYEFFLRFIESQDFNTNIAKAYIDHSFVLQLLDLFDSEDPRERDFLKTTLHRIYGKFLNLRSFIRRSINNVFFQFTYETERFNGIAELLEILGSIINGFALPLKEEHKIFLTRVLLPLHKPKSLSMYHPQLAYCIVQFLEKDASLTEDVVLGLLRYWPKVNSTKEVMFLNEVEDIFEVMDPAEFAKVQEPLFHQLAKSVASPHFQVAERALYFWNNEYFCNLVSDNVEIILPIMFAPLYENSKGHWNRTIHGMVYNAMKLFMEINPQLFDDCSHEYTEQQNSAAAREALRERKWAALSQQADERRASLGLATVEDPGRARGGSLPRVDEVDPAEDNQKRLDSLKLQDATGRQQNTHERQGSVSSNRSR; this is translated from the exons ATGATGAAGCGATTCAGCCAGAGA CTCTCGCGAGGCAAAGATGCCGCAAAGTCCTCCAAGAAGAGTAAGGATTCCAAGGATGGGACTTCGTCTCCCTCGTCTCGAGATTCCAACCAGTCCCCCGTCCTGACCCCGTCGTCCTCGACATCGACCCTCAACGATCCTCGCAACAAGCCGCTGCCCCCAAACTCTGCTCTTGGAGGTGATCATGGTGCCAACCAGCCCTCGGGCCTTGGTGCTGGTCAGCAGGGCCTCGATCGATTTGGACCGATGGGCAGCGCGTCCAGTCCTAACGGCGCCAATGCTGGTGGCAGAGGTCCCCCAACTGTCGTTATCAGCCCGACACCAGGC CACATTCCTCCACCTGGGGCCACCGAGACAATGCCTCACGAACTGGCGCCCCCAAAGGCCGGCCAGAAGTCCCTGATGATCAATCGTATGGATAACCGAGATGCTATCCCAGAGGGCCTGCGGACACCAAAGCGACAGCACTCATCCCGATTCGACATTTCCGCCCATcgcgagctggagaagcttcCAGGCTTCCACGAGGTACCGCCTAACAGGCGCCAGGAGCTCTTCATGCAAAAGATTGATCAGTGCAATGTCATCTTTGACTTTAACGACGCTAGCGGTGACATGAAAGCCAAGGAAATCAAGCGACTAGCTCTtcatgagctgctggattACGTTGCCAACAACAGACAGGTCATCACTGAGCCTATGTATCCCAGAGTTGTCGAGATGTTCAGCAAGAATCTGTTTCGACCTATCCCACCCCCATTGAACCCCCAAGGCGAGGCATTCGATCCGGAGGAGGATGAGCCCGTCTTGGAGGTCGCTTGGCCGCACATCCAGGTCGTCTACGAGTTTTTCCTGCGTTTTATTGAAAGCCAGGACTTCAACACCAACATTGCCAAGGCATACATTGACCATAGCTTCGTGCTCCAGCTGCTAGATCTCTTTGACTCTGAGGACCCCCGTGAACGCGACTTCTTGAAGACGACTCTCCACCGTATCTACGGCAAGTTCCTCAACCTACGATCATTCATCCGACGATCCATCAACAACGTCTTCTTCCAATTCACGTATGAGACGGAGAGATTCAACGGCATTGCGGAGCTCCTAGAAATTCTAGGTTCCATCATCAACGGTTTTGCCCTGCCTCTGAAGGAGGAGCACAAGATCTTCTTGACTCGAGTCTTGCTTCCGCTTCACAAGCCCAAGAGCCTGAGCATGTACCACCCTCAGCTCGCTTATTGTATTGTCCAGTTCCTGGAAAAGGATGCATCCCTCACAGAAGAT GTGGTCCTCGGGCTGTTGCGATACTGGCCAAAGGTTAACAGTACAAAAGAGGTCATGTTCTTGAATGAGGTTGAAGATATTTTTGAGGTCATGGACCCTGCCGAATTCGCCAAGGTCCAGGAGCCTTTGTTCCACCAGCTTGCCAAATCTGTGGCCAGCCCCCATTTCCAGGTCGCCGAGCGTGCATTGTACTTCTGGAACAACGAATACTTCTGCAATCTCGTAAGCGACAATGTGGAAATTATCCTCCCCATCATGTTTGCTCCTCTCTACGAAAATTCAAAGGGTCACTGGAATAG GACAATCCACGGCATGGTTTACAACGCCATGAAATTGTTCATGGAGATCAATCCTCAGCTCTTTGACGATTGCTCCCATGAATACACAGAGCAGCAGAACAGCGCCGCGGCCCGAGAAGCGCTACGAGAGCGAAAGTGGGCTGCTTTATCCCAGCAAGCTGACGAGCGAAGGGCATCACTGGGGCTGGCCACCGTTGAAGACCCTGGCAGGGCTCGCGGAGGAAGCCTCCCCCGGGTTGATGAAGTTGATCCTGCAGAGGACAACCAGAAGCGTCTCGATTCGCTAAAGCTTCAAGATGCTACTGGACGACAACAGAATACTCATGAGCGACAGGGTTCTGTGAGTTCCAATCGAAGCAGATAA